In Malus sylvestris chromosome 15, drMalSylv7.2, whole genome shotgun sequence, a single genomic region encodes these proteins:
- the LOC126605932 gene encoding B-box zinc finger protein 19-like yields MRTLCDSCESAAAIVFCAADEAALCRACDEKVHMCNKLASRHVRVGLAAPSEVPRCDICENAPAFFCCEIDGSSLCLQCDLIVHVGGKRMHGRYLVLRQRVEFPGDKPGSIEDPASQPTDPGESRRVQQPHPPRMTIGENLQNHRVSPIRASDANADEHVKMDNKLIDLNMKPHRMHGQASNKED; encoded by the exons ATGCGAACACTTTGTGACTCCTGTGAAAGCGCTGCCGCAATCGTGTTTTGCGCTGCCGACGAGGCTGCTCTTTGCCGCGCCTGTGACGAGAAG GTTCATATGTGCAATAAGCTTGCTAGCCGGCATGTTCGGGTTGGTCTTGCAGCTCCCAGTGAAGTTCCCCGCTGCGACATTTGTGAAAATGCACCTG CTTTCTTTTGTTGCGAGATAGATGGAAGTTCCCTGTGTTTGCAATGTGATTTGATTGTTCATGTTGGAGGCAAAAGAATGCATGGAAGATATCTTGTACTGAGACAAAGAGTTGAG TTTCCAGGAGATAAACCTGGTAGTATTGAGGACCCAGCTTCCCAACCCACTGATCCAGGCGAGAGCAGAAGAGTACAACAACCCCATCCACCTAGAATGACAATAGGAGAGAACCTGCAAAATCATCGGGTGTCTCCTATTCGTGCTTCAGATGCCAATGCTGATGAGCATGTAAAGATGGataataaattgattgatttgaaCATGAAGCCTCATCGGATGCATGGACAAGCTTCAAACAAAGAG GACTAG
- the LOC126601402 gene encoding glyoxylase I 4-like, giving the protein MEIEEASNCEALPLLSLNHVSLLCRSVWTSMRFYEEVLGFVLIKRPSSFNFNGAWLYNYGIGIHLIESPAMEDYELRPINPKDNHISFQCTDVGLVKRRLQDMGMRYVTAVVEDDGVKVDQVFFHDPDGYMIELCNCENIPIIPISACYFKPRGSSFKKAPTSCGFMETVMMESLSLDMMNFSF; this is encoded by the exons ATGGAGATTGAGGAAGCGAGCAACTGCGAGGCACTGCCTTTGCTTTCTTTAAATCATGTGTCTTTGTTGTGCAGATCAGTGTGGACTTCTATGAGGTTCTATGAAGAAGTGTTGGGCTTTGTTCTCATCAAACGCCCCTCGTCCTTCAACTTCAATGGAGCCTG GTTGTATAACTATGGCATTGGGATACACTTGATTGAAAGTCCGGCAATGGAAGACTATGAATTGCGACCGATCAATCCCAAGGACAACCACATCTCCTTCCAA TGCACTGATGTTGGACTTGTTAAGAGGAGGCTGCAAGATATGGGGATGAGGTACGTGACAGCCGTGGTGGAGGATGATGGGGTCAAGGTCGACCAGGTGTTCTTCCATGACCCGGATGGGTATATGATCGAGCTCTGCAACTGTGAGAACATCCCCATCATTCCAATCTCTGCTTGTTACTTCAAGCCCCGAGGTAGTAGTTTCAAGAAGGCACCGACTAGTTGTGGATTCATGGAAACTGTGATGATGGAGAGCTTGAGCCTGGACATGATGAACTTCTCATTTTGA